The Raoultibacter phocaeensis genome includes a window with the following:
- a CDS encoding 4Fe-4S dicluster domain-containing protein, protein MAAVSRRGFIVSVGVFAALVATGGTANALAQDSVFLRPPGALDESAFLARCIRCQKCTSVCHANVIQPLSVIDSIKGTSTPTVDFTLAYCDFCAEANGGVPHCAEVCPTGALAVPEEKPTINGVAVVNEPSCVAWDWKGCTVCADECPQEAISLDDMRRPVVDEALCDGCGLCELICPSTSLRSYGGARVESKGIVVIPEKREAR, encoded by the coding sequence ATGGCCGCTGTGTCTCGAAGGGGGTTCATCGTATCGGTTGGCGTTTTCGCTGCGTTGGTTGCAACAGGCGGAACCGCAAACGCACTCGCGCAGGACAGCGTTTTTCTTCGTCCGCCGGGAGCCTTGGACGAATCGGCATTCCTGGCACGCTGCATCCGATGTCAAAAGTGCACGTCGGTCTGCCATGCGAACGTCATACAGCCCCTTTCAGTCATCGACAGCATCAAGGGCACCTCCACGCCAACCGTCGATTTCACCCTCGCGTATTGCGATTTCTGTGCCGAAGCCAACGGAGGGGTTCCCCACTGCGCCGAAGTCTGCCCCACTGGAGCGCTTGCGGTGCCCGAGGAAAAGCCGACGATCAACGGGGTAGCCGTTGTCAACGAACCTAGCTGCGTGGCATGGGATTGGAAGGGCTGCACCGTGTGCGCCGACGAATGTCCGCAGGAAGCGATCTCGCTTGACGATATGCGTCGGCCCGTCGTTGACGAAGCCCTCTGCGACGGATGCGGATTGTGCGAACTCATCTGTCCGAGCACGTCGCTGCGCTCGTACGGCGGTGCCCGAGTCGAATCCAAGGGAATCGTCGTCATACCCGAAAAGAGGGAAGCACGATGA
- a CDS encoding pyridoxamine 5'-phosphate oxidase family protein: MFREIRRSRQALPAEEGKAILHRNTAGVLSLHDEVYPYGVPISYAYEEESREPGALYGTVYFHCATKGHKLESIGRNDHVSFCVIDRDRIVPEKFTTEFRSVIAFGVARVVSDDAEKRHGLELLAKKYSPGLDEAADTEIKGEWDHTCVIAIDLDYFSTKEAIELVRARGAGHAGEEEDSAEA; encoded by the coding sequence ATGTTCCGAGAAATACGCAGAAGTCGGCAAGCGCTTCCCGCAGAGGAAGGCAAGGCGATACTCCATCGCAACACAGCCGGCGTGCTGAGCTTGCATGACGAGGTCTACCCGTACGGTGTCCCGATCAGCTACGCATACGAGGAGGAATCGCGTGAGCCGGGCGCGCTGTACGGCACCGTGTACTTCCATTGCGCAACGAAAGGCCACAAGCTCGAATCGATCGGGCGCAACGACCATGTATCGTTTTGCGTGATCGATCGGGATCGTATCGTGCCCGAGAAGTTCACAACCGAATTCCGCAGCGTCATCGCGTTCGGCGTCGCGCGCGTGGTGTCCGACGATGCAGAAAAGCGCCACGGACTCGAACTGCTCGCAAAGAAGTATTCGCCCGGTCTGGACGAGGCTGCCGATACCGAAATCAAAGGCGAGTGGGATCACACCTGCGTCATCGCGATCGATCTCGACTACTTCAGTACGAAAGAAGCCATCGAGCTCGTGCGTGCCCGTGGTGCCGGCCACGCGGGTGAGGAAGAGGACAGCGCGGAAGCGTAA
- a CDS encoding aminopeptidase produces MELIERAKRIITDSLCLGKGETLLVVTDDPTADVGFLFYRAARELGRTALVMQMPELDVAGQEPPAAVAAAMREADVALCPTAKSITHTTARIEAAKTGTRVVTMPGITMDMLRKGASCADYVRVEKRTLRLTEKLTAAKAARIEKDGHVLTLDLDGRDGIPSPGVYRERGSSGNFPSGEAYIAPVEGAGGGTTVIDGSMVGIGKLDSPLTAVIENGRLARIEGPGSDALDILFARPENGVVAELGIGTNDEAILSGIILEDEKLFGTVHIAFGTNTSFGGTNKADCHYDGIILEPTLYLDDELVIDKGVFVGE; encoded by the coding sequence ATGGAGCTGATCGAACGGGCCAAGCGCATCATCACGGACAGCCTGTGTCTTGGCAAGGGGGAAACCTTGCTCGTGGTGACCGACGACCCCACCGCCGACGTGGGCTTCCTCTTCTATCGCGCAGCCCGTGAGCTCGGCCGCACTGCGCTTGTCATGCAGATGCCCGAGCTCGACGTTGCCGGACAGGAGCCGCCTGCCGCCGTTGCCGCCGCCATGCGCGAAGCCGACGTAGCGCTCTGCCCCACTGCCAAATCGATCACGCACACCACCGCGCGCATCGAAGCGGCGAAGACGGGTACGCGCGTGGTCACCATGCCGGGCATTACGATGGACATGCTACGCAAGGGGGCATCGTGTGCCGACTACGTACGCGTCGAGAAGCGAACGCTGCGCCTCACCGAGAAACTTACGGCGGCGAAAGCAGCGCGCATCGAGAAGGACGGCCATGTGCTCACACTCGACCTCGACGGGCGCGACGGCATTCCGAGCCCCGGCGTCTATCGTGAGCGCGGTTCGAGCGGAAACTTTCCCTCAGGCGAGGCGTACATTGCGCCGGTTGAGGGAGCAGGCGGCGGCACAACAGTCATCGACGGATCGATGGTAGGCATCGGAAAGCTCGACAGTCCGCTCACCGCCGTCATCGAAAACGGCCGCCTCGCACGCATCGAGGGTCCGGGTTCCGATGCGCTCGACATCCTGTTCGCCCGACCCGAGAACGGCGTCGTAGCCGAGCTCGGCATCGGAACGAACGACGAGGCGATTCTCTCGGGCATCATCCTCGAGGATGAAAAACTGTTCGGCACCGTGCACATAGCGTTCGGCACGAACACGTCGTTCGGCGGCACGAACAAAGCTGATTGCCACTACGACGGCATCATCCTCGAACCGACGCTGTACCTCGATGACGAGCTTGTCATCGACAAAGGCGTGTTCGTAGGCGAATAG
- a CDS encoding AroM family protein codes for MRRAIGAVTIGQAPRTDVTFDIVLLLGEGVELIEAGALDELDAEGIASLAPEDDEPMLASRLRDGRSVVVAERAVMPLVQQALDRTVAQDARAVILLCTATAPSSLACEVPVIHPSMAIAEAVRAQAANGELVAVMVPDQAQVGDIGAHWNQMLGRPVDLYAASPYGPADARIAAAEQIARTGASLIVLDCIGYSVEMGREIERISGARVIVPRVVLAEAARDAL; via the coding sequence ATGCGAAGAGCGATCGGGGCCGTCACCATCGGGCAGGCCCCGCGCACCGACGTCACGTTCGACATCGTTCTGCTTTTAGGGGAAGGTGTCGAGCTGATCGAGGCCGGGGCACTTGACGAGCTCGATGCGGAAGGCATCGCATCACTTGCTCCCGAAGACGATGAACCGATGCTCGCCTCGCGGCTGCGTGACGGAAGGAGCGTTGTCGTAGCGGAACGTGCGGTCATGCCCCTCGTACAACAGGCGCTTGATCGAACGGTCGCGCAGGATGCACGGGCGGTCATCCTGCTTTGCACGGCAACGGCCCCCTCATCGCTTGCATGCGAGGTTCCCGTCATTCATCCGAGCATGGCGATCGCCGAAGCCGTACGTGCACAAGCTGCCAACGGCGAGCTTGTTGCCGTCATGGTTCCCGATCAGGCGCAGGTCGGCGACATCGGCGCGCACTGGAACCAGATGCTCGGTCGTCCTGTCGACCTGTACGCTGCATCGCCGTACGGGCCCGCCGATGCCCGCATCGCTGCGGCCGAGCAGATTGCACGCACGGGTGCATCGCTCATCGTGCTTGACTGCATCGGGTATTCGGTGGAAATGGGCCGCGAGATCGAGCGCATCAGCGGCGCTCGCGTCATAGTGCCGCGCGTCGTGCTTGCCGAGGCCGCACGGGACGCGTTGTAA
- a CDS encoding DUF1177 domain-containing protein, with the protein MLLKHLLDLYELLDSPDASGDAVKEFLAPLDSSCSIETYALTSAKGSTDMVRIRIPGSRGKAAGGDAPTIGLLGRLGGLGARPERIGFVSDGDGALVALACASKLMSMHARGDVLAGDVFISTHVCPHAPTMPHKPVPFMGSPVATAAVNKEEVTDELDAILVVDTTKGNRIANTRGFALSPTVKEGVILRVSEDLLDLVEIATGKKPNVFALSLADITPYGNGLYHLNSILQPCTATSAPVVGVAITTETAVPGCATGATHLTDLDEAGTFMIEAAKAFGEGTCAFYDEAEFELFGKRYGSMAHLQTMGALPAENEIA; encoded by the coding sequence ATGTTGCTCAAACACCTGCTCGATCTGTACGAACTGCTCGACTCGCCCGATGCAAGCGGTGATGCGGTGAAAGAATTCCTTGCACCGCTCGATTCGTCATGCAGCATCGAAACGTATGCACTGACAAGCGCCAAGGGTTCGACCGACATGGTGCGCATCCGCATCCCCGGCTCGCGAGGAAAGGCGGCAGGGGGCGATGCTCCCACGATAGGCCTGCTCGGCAGGCTCGGCGGACTCGGTGCCCGACCTGAGCGCATCGGGTTCGTATCGGACGGCGATGGCGCACTCGTAGCGCTCGCCTGCGCCTCGAAGCTCATGAGCATGCACGCCCGCGGCGATGTGCTTGCAGGCGACGTGTTCATCTCAACGCACGTATGCCCCCACGCACCCACTATGCCGCACAAGCCCGTTCCGTTCATGGGTTCGCCCGTGGCGACGGCAGCCGTGAATAAGGAAGAGGTGACCGACGAACTCGACGCGATACTCGTCGTGGACACCACGAAGGGAAACCGCATCGCCAACACGCGCGGATTCGCCCTTTCCCCCACGGTGAAGGAAGGTGTGATCTTGCGCGTGAGCGAGGATCTGCTCGATCTTGTGGAGATCGCCACCGGCAAGAAGCCGAACGTGTTCGCGCTTTCCCTGGCCGATATCACGCCGTACGGAAACGGCCTCTACCACCTGAACTCCATCCTGCAGCCGTGCACCGCAACCTCCGCGCCCGTGGTTGGCGTAGCCATCACCACCGAAACCGCCGTACCCGGCTGCGCGACGGGAGCGACCCATCTCACCGACCTCGACGAAGCGGGCACGTTCATGATCGAAGCGGCCAAGGCGTTCGGCGAAGGAACCTGCGCGTTTTACGACGAAGCGGAGTTCGAGCTGTTCGGCAAGCGCTACGGATCGATGGCGCACTTGCAAACGATGGGCGCCCTGCCCGCCGAAAACGAGATAGCATAA